Proteins encoded within one genomic window of Rhododendron vialii isolate Sample 1 chromosome 1a, ASM3025357v1:
- the LOC131334035 gene encoding photosystem II 5 kDa protein, chloroplastic-like codes for MMALGTHTVALLIFLVAYALLTGKKPILCPNSFLPNQRKTNQPSPGKMASIAMTPTFLRGAAPKHPSTTTGRQRGVVVMSKASKVSEGVSFKNEHDSGSGRRDLVFAAAAAAVWSVAKVAAADEPKPGSPEAKKKYAAVCVTMPTARVCRKGPSIN; via the coding sequence ATGATGGCACTTGGAACACACACTGTCGCACTCCTCATTTTCCTTGTTGCATATGCACTTTTAACTGGGAAAAAACCAATACTCTGCCCCAATTCATTTCTTCCAAAccaaaggaaaacaaaccagCCGAGTCCAGGGAAAATGGCATCCATAGCAATGACACCCACATTCCTCCGCGGAGCTGCCCCCAAACACCCCTCAACCACCACCGGCCGCCAGCGCGGGGTGGTTGTAATGTCCAAGGCCTCAAAggtgagtgaaggtgtgagtttcaAAAACGAACACGACAGCGGCAGTGGGAGGAGGGATTTGGTGTTTGCCGCTGCAGCTGCCGCGGTGTGGTCGGTGGCGAAAGTAGCGGCAGCGGATGAGCCGAAGCCGGGGAGTCCCGAAGCTAAGAAGAAGTACGCGGCGGTGTGTGTGACCATGCCCACTGCCCGTGTCTGCCGCAAGGGACCATCGATCAACTAG